The sequence TTCAGCCAGATGGATGAAAAACCACACAATGCTGCTATCATAGAGTTATTTTTGTTTGATTTGGGAGCCTTGACTTGCAACCACCCAGAAAAGACAGGATGTGTTAAAAAAGACAAGATAACGTTGGTGACGAAGTTTTTGGCGATACACTCTTTAGCCCTTAGGAAAATCCTGGTGATGGAATTTTGTGGCATACATGTCATTTTGATGTTGTAATGTCAACTGTTAAGGGCTCCAGTAACCTGAAGCCGGATGGATGCCTTCTTTTttactccctccgtatcaaaatataaaaatatttttaacactaacatagtgtcaaaaacgtttttatattctGAGACAGAGGAAGTATATTTTTTCCCAGCTAGATGTATGAAAAACCACACAATTACACTAACACATATACTCCCtcagttcttaaatataagtctcttAAAAGATTCCATTatagactacatacgaaacaaaatgagtggaCCTATACTCTAAAAGGCGTCTATATACATCCAAATATAGTTCTATatggaatctttaaaaagacttatatttagaaacgaagggaatAATTGACTAAACGTTTTGTTCCTTTGAGTTCAAAGCCTTGACCTGCAACCACCCAGAAAAAGACAGCTAACCTAGAGGATAACCTTGTTGACAATGTCTTTTAGCCATACAAGCCGTTTAGCCCTTAGAAACACAGCTCGCATGCATATATGTAGAAAATTAAGCCGTTTAGTCTGCGCACAGCTAGCTTCTCGATCGGTTCACTTATATTGAACTCATACTCGCGCGGAAACGTGCAAGGTTTACCATGCCGTGAGAATTGACCTTAAGCCTACTTAAGGCCTAGCTTGCCTCTGTTGGCTACAACCTCAGGCAACCAATCATcaagagaaaaatgaaaatgacAATGTCACGAGCGCAAAAAAGAGCAATGGAAAGTTTGCTGGTGGTTCTCTCACTAGGAGTCCTCGTCCAGCTCGCCGGCTGCAGCCCTCCGCCAGACCCGGTGATGTGCACGCATGGCACGTCCAACTGCACCATCACCAACACGTATGGCTCCTTCACGGACCGCACCATCTGCCGCGCGGCCAAGGTCACCTACCCGCGGACCGAGCAGGAGCTCGTCGCGGCCGTGGCCGCCGTGGCGTCCACAAAACGGAAGGTGAGGGTGGCCACCAAGCACTCCCACAGCATTCCCAAGCTGGCGTGCCCCGGCGGCGACGACGGCACCATCATAAGCACGGCGCGGCTCAACCGGACGGTGCACGTCGACGCAGCGAAGCGGCTCATGACGGTGGAGAGCGGCATGCTCCTCCGGGACCTGGTCGAGGTGGCTGCGGCCGCGGGGCTGTCCCTGCCGCACTCCCCGTACTGGCACGGCCTGACCATCGGGGGCCTCTTGAGCACGGGAGCGCACGGGAGCTCGCTGTGGGGGAAGGGAGGCGCCGCGCACGAGTACGTGGTCGGGCTGAGGATCGTAACTCCGGCGCCGGCGAGCCAGGGGTTCGCCGTGGTGAGGGAGCTCGGGGCTGGCCACCCGGACCTACAGGCGGCGAAGGTCTCCCTTGGGGTCCTCGGCGTCATCTCTCACGTGACTCTGGCCATGCAGCCGTTGTTCAAGCGGTCGGTGACGCTGGTGAAGCGCGACGACTCGGACTTTCAAGAGCAGGTGGCCAGGTGGGGTCACCTTCACGAGTTCGGCGACATGACGTGGCTGCCGCTCCAGGGCAAGGTGATCTACCGCCAGGACGACCGCGTCGACGTCTCCACCCCGGGCAACGGCCTCTACGACTTGCCCCTTACCCGCACCCGCGAGCTCATCGATGCAAGAGCCGCCGAAGAGCGGCTGCAGGAGAATGGCACCGACACCGCCCGGTGCGAGGCGGCGAGGCAGCAGGCGGCCGCGTCGGAGCGGCTGAATGTATTCACCAACGATGGCGTCTCCTTCACAGGATATCCGGTGGTGGGGTACCAGCACCGCATCCAGGCGTTCGGCACGTGCTTCAATAGCCCCGAGGATGGCCTCCTCACTTCCTGCGCCTGGGACCCGCGCATCCGAGGCTTCTTCAACTACAATTCCGGCTTCAGCATCCCGCTGTCCAACGCACCGGCATTCATAGCCGACATGCAACGTCTCCGGAACCTCAATCCGGACTCGTTTTGTTCTTCTGTCGACCCCAACATAGGCGTGCTCCTACGATATGTTAAGGCGTCATTCGCTTATCTTGGGAAGCCGGAGGACTCGATCGGTGTCGACATCATCTTTTATCGGAGCCACACCGAAGGCATGCCGCGTGCACATGCCGATGTGGTGGACGAGATCGAGCAGATGGCGTTGCATAAGTACGGCGGGATCCCGCACTGGGGTAAGAGCCGCGATTTCGCCTTCGATGGTGCCATCGCGAAGTACCCAAAAGTCCATGAGTTTCTTAGGGTGAAAGATAGATACGACCCAGAGGGGCTCTTCTCCAACGAGTGGACCGACAAGGTTCTCGGTATCAATGGAAGTCCCAACATCATCAAAAAACGTTGTGCCATTGAAGGACTTTGCATTTGCTCCACCAACTCACACTGTGCTCCGGAGCAAGGCTACTTTTGCAGGCCAGGAAAGGTGTATAAGGAGGCTCGTGTCTGCTCGTTCTTCAAGAATTATTAACAGTGGCGGAGCTAGAACCAGATTTCGCCTGGGGCTAAGCTATGTGAGTGAAAAACTTTTTTGATTTTCTATGCTTTCTCTAAAGAAATTATAAGGGAATTTGTTACTAGGCATGGGGCTATAGCCCCAGCTGCCTCACCACGCTCCTTTCTGGTTGCTTGTCGGACCTGAAAATAATGATGTGATTTTCCTTGCTATATACGAGGATACATATGTGAACTAGGTAATATGTTGTGGGCCGTCGCCACTATTGCCAACTATCAATCTATCTATTCAATGATGATGTTTTAGTTCCTTGTTTGTCAATTATACTTTGGGAACAGACACCGAGCCATCCACCTATCCAACGGCTGAATGTTTTGATGCAGATCTTTCAATGTGAAAATGCAGTATATTTCCCCATAAAAGTGTATGGGATCAGTTTATTGCAGATAATTGGAGGAAAGATAAGTTTTAAGTAGAAAATTAGGGACCTGTTCGGAACGTAGGTGCTCAAAACAGAGGAATAGAAAAATGTGTAGGGTGGAGGCCAGGGCAGAGTGAAAACCTGCAGGCTTGGAATTGGAGGAATTTTTTTAACTAGTGGAGCTTGGGACGCAGGAACCAGTAGCTGTACAGGAGATAGAATGCGCTTACGGCCGGACTAAAAAAAATCAAGGGCAACCTGCTGTGGTGCGACTAGGTGAATCGTGGTTACATGTGAGCATAGATCACATGCACCACCACCGTTTTAGCAACACAGGTCCATGGATGGTCCATGTAAACAAGGTCTACCGCATTTTTTGAGTCATGTCAAATCCAGCACTCCTGCACGCCAGTTTGCCTCGGGCCTATGCGAAAAATGAGCTTCCCGCGGATGCTTCAGTTCCCGTAAAAAGCGCAGGAAAAGAAGCCTTTTCTTAGGAATCGCCTGGGATATTTCCTTTGTACATAACGCTCTTAAAGAAAAAAAAGCCCGCAGAAAAAGAAACCTCCACAATTCCCGCAAAATTCCTTCGTCCCAAACAGGGCCTAGATGTGCTGGTAGCTTTGGTTTTCCTGAGCATGAACTGGTATGGTGGTGTTTGGAAACCCTGCTGGCAGATAGTAGAATTGGCCCCTAAGAACTAACTTGAAATCTCCATCTCTAATTGCGATTTTAGCCATTCCTAATCTATATTTTTTTTTCGAGAGTATGCCAATGGCATACCGtatttttatagaaggcagaaaaATATATACAAGAACCCTAACGAGGTGCGGACACCTTGTAGGGGGGACCCACTCAACGCCAACTCCCCAGAGACTATGACTACTCTCTTGCGAAAGGGTCCAAAGCATCAACTCCGCCTAAAGCGGCCTTCCTCCAGTCCTCTATCTCATCTAGGATCTCCGTTTTAAGTTGTGCCGCTGATCTTTGTCTCGAAACATTGTTGAACACACGCGCATTGCGCTGCTTCCAAAGGGCCTAAGCAATTAGGATGGTGATGGAATCGAATCCTCTTCTGAGCTTGCCATTGAATTGTCTCCTCTAGTCGAGCCACCATTGTAAGAATGTGGCATCAGTGGATGGGATTTGGATGTTAAGCCTCCACTCGTTGAAACATGAGTGCCACACCTCTCTCGCATAACCACAATGAGCGAGGATGTGATCGAGGTTGTCCTCATCTTGCAAGCACGTGTAACAGGTGGACGTCGCATCTTGGAGGCCGTGTCGAGTTCGACGACCAGAAGTCCCGAGACGGTGTTGACTGGCGAGCCACATGAAGATTTTACACTTAAGCGGCGCCCAGCTTCGCCAGATGCAGCCTGCGGTGGGGGTTTTGATTGCCTCATGCAAAGCCACCTGTATGTGGAACTAGCATTGTATTTGCCAGACGCGTGGCAAGGCCAAATGAATTGGTCCGGCTCTTCCAGGTTCCTCTCCACCGTACCGATGGCTTGGCATAGAGAATAGACTTGCATGTGGTCCAAGAAAGATAGTTCCCCTTGCACATCGGACGTCCATGCATTATCATTAAGCGCGTATCTCACCGTTCTTCTATTTTTGTTCCTTGTGCTGACCATTGCATGGAGTAATGGGGCTATGTCAGCAACCGTCTCGCCGTGAATCCAACGATCTTTCCAAAAGAGAACTTTAGATCCCTCCCCCACCTTGATTTTGACAAAGCTGTTGAAGACCTCACGTGCTTGTTCATCCACAATCAGGTTTAACCCTTGCTAGGTCCTGCTCGGATCAGATCTTCTCAGCCATTCCCATCGGATACGCAGTGCCAGCGCTTGCAACGCAAGATTCTTCACTCCTAGGCCTCCGAATGTAGTAGGTTTGCAAACCGCGTCCCAGGCGACAAGGCATTGTCCGCCATTGCTCTTCTCTTTGCCAGCCCAGAAGAAAGAGCGCATCCACTTGTTGATCTCCTCAAGAACCCAAACAGGCGGGTCGAGCACTAGGAGTTGGTGGACCAGTCTTGCAGCGATAACAGTTTTGACCAAGATCAATCTTCCAGGCCGCTGGATGAGTCCTCGTTGCCATGCGGGGATGAACTTCCTGACTTGATCGAGGAGCGGCTGCCAGTCCGTCCTTGTTAGTTGATTGATCGTAAGTTGAAGACCAAGGTAACGGCATGGGAAGCTTCCCATCTTGCAATGCAATATGGACTCCACTCGATGATGATCGATCTCATTGTGTTTGATAAGAATTGCCTTCGATTTACTGTAGTTGATTAGAAGGCCAGAAGCTTCGCCGAAGATGTCGAACGTGGCCTTGACGAAGGTAAGATCTTGCAAGGACAACCTCAAGAACAACGCAAGATCATCATCATAGAGGGAAAGCCGCTGCATGGCCGTGACACCTCTAAATGAGCTGAGGATTCCTTCTTCTAATGCCTTACTAATGATGGAGCTGAGGGTGTCCATGGCGATGACGAAGAGGAGAGGTGATACCGGGTCCCCTTGCCTTAGGCCCTTAGCATGATGAAATCTCCTAGCCGGGACACCATTGATCACCACACGGGTGTTTGCTGTTTTAAGGAGGATCGAAATCCAATTAATCCACCTCTGACCAAAATCCCTTGCCCTTAAGTACTCCAGGAGGAACGGCCAAGACAGCGAGTCGAACACTTTAGATATATCCATCTTGAGAAACAACCCCTTCTCCTTTCTAGCGCGAAGTTTCCTGGCAAGCTGTCTGACCAAGAGGTAGTTGTCGTGGTTGTTTCTTCCCTTGATGAAAGCTGATTGGTTTAAGGCCACGATTTCAGACATACGGGGACGAACTCTGGTCGCGAGAAGCTTGGCAAAGAGTTTGGCAAAGCTGTGCGGCAAGCTTATGGGATGGtagtcaccaacttccagggcatcAGGGACTTTGGGGATCAAGACAATGTGCGCGCGGTTGAGCTTATTGAATCCTCGTCCACCTCCCACATATAGTTTCAACAGCGCAGCCATGATGTCCCCTTTGATGATAGGCCAAGCAATGTGGTAAAAGGCACCAATGAAACCATCGGGTCCTGGAGCTCTATCAGCCGGGATCTCCTTAATTATGCTCCAGACTTCCTCTTCAGTTAGCATTAGCTCGAGATCGTCAAGGTTGCATTCAGGGGTCTGAAGGTACTCAAGATCAATCGCGTTCTCACGGACTCCGACCTTCCCAAGTAGATTTTCAAATGCCTCTGAAAAAACTTCCTCTTTTCTAACTTGGTCGGTGATGATATCATCACCTCTCTTGATGCAGGGGATGAAATTCTTAGCATGTCTTTCGTTGGCTACATCTTGAAACAACTTGGTGTTCGCATCACCCTCCCGAAGCCAGCGAATCCTGGATCTTTGCCTATCAATGGTGCATTCAAGGGATGCGAGGCCAAGCAGGGAGTGCTTCAATGTTCGGCGTAGCCATGTTTCCAGCAAAGACAAGGGACGCCTCTCCTGTGCTCTATCAATTCTCGCAATTAGCAAGTTTGCAACCATCATGAGGATTTTAATGTTTCCGGTCTTTCTCTGGCCCCAAGCTTGCAAATAAGAAGCAATATTCCTAAAGAGTGCATCCAACCTTTTAAAAGGGTCAAAGATATCATTGCTGCAGACCCAGGCTTCTCTGATCGCATCTTCAAAGCCCTCAAGCTTGGTCCAGTAAAGTTCAAACCGAAAGCGTCTCTTAGCTCCATAAGTGTTGCTCGTAGATAGATGGAGAGGTGCATGATCAGACGCACTAGTAGAGATGCTTGCAAAAGGTAGTCCGGATAAGTCAACTCCCATTCAATCGAGACAAGCATTCTATCAATTTTGGTCAGGGTTGGGGTGTTTCTCTCGTTCGACTAGGTGAACCTGCGCCCATGCATGTAGAGTTCCTTGAGCTCATGGTCATCAACAAAGTTTTGGAACTTGGTCATCATGGTTCTGTTAATATTTTGATTGCTCTTCCCTGAGCTGCAGAGTATCATGTTGAAATCACCAAGGCACATCCAAGGGCCTGGGCATTGCACCC comes from Triticum aestivum cultivar Chinese Spring chromosome 5B, IWGSC CS RefSeq v2.1, whole genome shotgun sequence and encodes:
- the LOC123116691 gene encoding L-gulonolactone oxidase 2 is translated as MKMTMSRAQKRAMESLLVVLSLGVLVQLAGCSPPPDPVMCTHGTSNCTITNTYGSFTDRTICRAAKVTYPRTEQELVAAVAAVASTKRKVRVATKHSHSIPKLACPGGDDGTIISTARLNRTVHVDAAKRLMTVESGMLLRDLVEVAAAAGLSLPHSPYWHGLTIGGLLSTGAHGSSLWGKGGAAHEYVVGLRIVTPAPASQGFAVVRELGAGHPDLQAAKVSLGVLGVISHVTLAMQPLFKRSVTLVKRDDSDFQEQVARWGHLHEFGDMTWLPLQGKVIYRQDDRVDVSTPGNGLYDLPLTRTRELIDARAAEERLQENGTDTARCEAARQQAAASERLNVFTNDGVSFTGYPVVGYQHRIQAFGTCFNSPEDGLLTSCAWDPRIRGFFNYNSGFSIPLSNAPAFIADMQRLRNLNPDSFCSSVDPNIGVLLRYVKASFAYLGKPEDSIGVDIIFYRSHTEGMPRAHADVVDEIEQMALHKYGGIPHWGKSRDFAFDGAIAKYPKVHEFLRVKDRYDPEGLFSNEWTDKVLGINGSPNIIKKRCAIEGLCICSTNSHCAPEQGYFCRPGKVYKEARVCSFFKNY